Within the Vallitalea longa genome, the region GTAAAAAAGCGTGTTTACTAAAAAACACGCTAAAAAATATATAATTTTATAGAGGGGAAATATAGTCTTCTTGAATATCTAGAATAATGTTTATTTTACCTTTATTGAATTGGACAAATCTATATGCATCAAAATATTGATATTGTGGTTCTAGTGCAGTTTGTTTTCCAGTCAATACAATCTCCATAATGCCATCGTTATTTATATCTAGTAAATTAAATATACTTAATCCTTGAAGATGATAAAGATTAGTTGAATCTATGTAAAAATCCATAATATCTAATGCTTTTAAATCCATTATTACATTATCACCATATATATCTTTAAGTTTTATATAACATATTTTGTCATTTATTTTATATTCATACATAGGGTTTAAATAATAATCTTCTATAAAATAATTATAGATATCTCCTAGTCTATAATTACTACTTTTTTGTGTTAAATAATTTTTTATGTCAGTAGGATCAGTTAAGCTAAATATCTCTTTATCAATAGGCATAAACATTTCATATACTGGTGACACATTATTATCCGATATTATGTATATCAAATTATATAATACCAATCCATTGTCTGGTAAACTACTTACAGTATAATCATTATCGTTCTCTTTTTCTAAAGAAAAATTAGTTGCATGTAAGATTATTTCATCTACTCCATTATTATCTAAATCACATTTTAGTATATCTTTTAGTATTGGGGGAGTATTTGTAAAATTATTTTCTATAAGCTTATTTTCTATAATATCTAAATATTTTTCTACTTGCTCTAATTCTTCTATACTATATGGTTGTAGGTCCCAATCGCATTTTACACTTAAGCAAATATCGTATAAATCATGACCATTTTCATCTATAGGATATGCATTACCAAAAGTATAAATTGGATGCTCTCTAACTTCATTTGTAATTGACATAGAATTTCTTTTGCTATCAAATCCTATGAACTCTCCATTGAATTCATTTAATACGTCATTAGAAATATTATCACTATTATAAAACTTGTTAAAATTTCTACCATCATAGTATATTCCTATTCTATCATGCACTACTATATATTCCTTTGATAATGTATTCTTAGTTACTTTAGTTATTGAGTCTTCTTTGTTATTGTGGTCTTCGGAAGAATTAAGATTATTATTCTCTATAACCTCCTTTTTGTTTGTCTCTTGTTCTAATACAATATTAGTTTTTTCATTTTCATTTGTAGATTTAGTTTCTTTACTTACATAATTTTTGCTACACGAAACTAAAAATATGCTAACTATTAATACTATATAAATTGTCTTTAATTTCATAATGTTTACTCCTTACATAAATTTTATACGAATTCATAATTTGTCTTATTAAATATAGATTATTCACTTATGTCAACTATGGAATAAGGTGCCTTACTACTTAATTTATTCAAATCGTTAGCTGAACTTGAAACATTTGGTGATCTACCATTTTTTACTTCAATATGAACATGTGATCTATTAGGAGAGTTTAATCCCGCATATCCCTGTTTACCTAATTCTTGACCTAATTCTACATACTGACCTAATTTAACATTTATTTCTTTAGCGTGTAAATAGCTAACTGTAATATTTTCATTTTCATAATATACGGAAATAGTGTTATAAACATCTTCTCTACCTTGTTTTTTACCTGAATAAACATTTACTATTTTATTATTAGCATTTAAAACATTCTCATCCACTCTAATTACTTTACCCCTAGAATCTACAATAGATTTGAAACTTGCAGAAACATGGGTTTTATTTACGATATCTATACCTTCATGTATTCCCTTAAATTTCCCTCCATTTAGGTTTACCACATCATTTCCATGCTTGAATGAACTTCTGTTAACTCCATTATAAAATTCTCCATATATTGATGATACTTTTACATTATCATCTGTTTTCCCGAATAATCTGTTAACCATTAACTGTATTTCATGGGTATTATTATTAGGATAGTCACTTTCAGCAACTTCTTCAGGAAAATATCTATAATTTGCATTTTCATAAAATCCTTCATCTGGTAAAGGAACTTGTACAGCTTTTCTCTCACCAGCATTTGTTTTTACTTTCTTTTTGGCATAACGATTCATGCTACTATGTTCCTTTTCTTCTGTTTTTTCAACTCTTACACCAATATTTAGCTTATCGTTATCTACCCATGCTGTTTCTTGATGATACTTGCCTGGATATCTTATATGACTTCTATTTCCTTTTTGCTCTAAGATAACTATATCATCGCCTACCCATAATTCTCCATAATCACCGTTGTCCTTAGTAATTGGTGTCACT harbors:
- a CDS encoding peptidoglycan DD-metalloendopeptidase family protein, with the translated sequence MGSLTVDLNALGDVTEKFKDLIEKSNITLNDFNSQKNCIDFDIAERDNIRYDLNEVSKKLKLISEIFITYDRQINDAIDTYADTEEKLKSFILELDTSDRKESTNNNAKPADVTVGKVKVRDSKVTDGVTTGYLVDIIEGLGGTAEWDGKTRTTTVKLNGKTIVYDLKNMKDGVGHASDGTTFTVKDGHIHVGVREVSEKSGANIKWSPNSKGGVTVDINYTYASVSKVTPITKDNGDYGELWVGDDIVILEQKGNRSHIRYPGKYHQETAWVDNDKLNIGVRVEKTEEKEHSSMNRYAKKKVKTNAGERKAVQVPLPDEGFYENANYRYFPEEVAESDYPNNNTHEIQLMVNRLFGKTDDNVKVSSIYGEFYNGVNRSSFKHGNDVVNLNGGKFKGIHEGIDIVNKTHVSASFKSIVDSRGKVIRVDENVLNANNKIVNVYSGKKQGREDVYNTISVYYENENITVSYLHAKEINVKLGQYVELGQELGKQGYAGLNSPNRSHVHIEVKNGRSPNVSSSANDLNKLSSKAPYSIVDISE